From a single Rosa rugosa chromosome 7, drRosRugo1.1, whole genome shotgun sequence genomic region:
- the LOC133722287 gene encoding COP1-interactive protein 1-like isoform X1, with translation MESKNNKKLDRLSRLPAESDVSDSAYLNFRLSPPVQTANKQIMEKMTLDSKEYELKKNNMRKMHESLHSQASSMLVFTLQWKELEGRLDSIRDATQTQLEELHEREKQLDAKELKMESKANEFLEREKQLEAKELKIQSEVNEAFGLEKLIKEKQKEAIDSKHYLNSLQLLIKEHSESEKELGAKERRIERRIQELNGVERNIEEKLKKSREELNQIQRAVKEQGVEFDLKEKQIKVKEEKLNRIGKSIEEKLKLAIEEKKKAFDLKQERVKEEQKLREERLKEEKLKEHKKSVVEASKELKSRVELKRELELKVKDHCLRKKSMEERSCNLERKERELELKEKQVLSKAEELDSLNKRTLNEFQLMEKELSSVESTLQEREKQLEVDSQRLQVEQTQLEVKSETMEKLQQECKKQLETKERQLEVKGDTMEKVHQERKKQLEAKERQLEEQTKELELTKKQFGCQMKVKSEPLENTPAANNAIVASSASDHSKINIRDGRGLQLFMYEHMKRNDSVSKEISAVLQQESLEPAKLVLDAMEGFQPSNSTVDNREFDLVIIRRTYILLLEELKRVSAQINPQVRGQALKLASDWKAKMTVGTENWLEVLGFLRLVTTYELTSAFDANELQGLLDIVAQHEQATELSRALGTTDKAAPDVETKNEKSSAAAIFSSPNLQPATTVPANAIIAIQKFIGRKKLMKAYGRIHKFKLLDKFPPAQVLKEYVEKAMKCMENSERKEMLHQQDQVVSEGISDLRRAIQCIKHHNLESEYPSESIEKQMVVLQKFMEDRKNQKQKKRLCSTIDSSFQQQEHKFQRTSLSAGRPYGLHPDNPNPGSPFYNGQFSIPSNNYPVQFSMPANGVNHEFPRICPYPP, from the exons ATGGAATCAAAGAACAACAAGAAGCTCGACAG GCTTTCTCGTCTCCCTGCAGAGAGCGACGTTAGCGATTCAGCTTATTTAAACTTTAGGCTTTCTCCTCCCGTGCAGACGGCAAA CAAGCAGATTATGGAGAAGATGACATTGGATTCGAAGGAGTATGAGTTGAAGAAGAACAATATGAGAAAGATGCACGAGAGCTTGCACTCCCAAGCATCTTCCATGCTAGTCTTCACCCTTCAGTGGAAGGAACTGGAGGGACGCTTAGATTCGATCCGGGATGCGACCCAGACCCAACTTGAAGAGCTCCATGAACGAGAGAAGCAGTTGGATGCCAAAGAGTTAAAGATGGAGTCCAAAGCAAATGAGTTCCTGGAACGAGAGAAGCAGTTGGAGGCCAAAGAGTTAAAGATCCAGTCCGAAGTCAATGAGGCGTTTGGACTCGAAAAGCTGATTAAGGAGAAACAAAAAGAGGCTATAGACAGCAAGCACTACTTAAATTCGCTCCAGTTATTGATAAAAGAGCATAGCGAATCAGAGAAAGAGCTTGGAGCCAAGGAAAGACGAATAGAGAGACGAATCCAAGAATTGAATGGGGTTGAGAGGAATATAGAAGAGAAGTTGAAGAAATCTCGTGAGGAACTGAATCAGATTCAGAGGGCGGTTAAGGAGCAGGGTGTAGAATTTGATTTGAAAGAAAAGCAAATTAAAGTGAAAGAGGAGAAATTGAATCGGATTGGGAAGAGTATCGAAGAGAAGTTGAAATTGGCAAttgaggagaagaagaaagcatTTGATCTGAAACAAGAGCGTGTCAAAGAAGAGCAGAAACTGAGAGAGGAGAGACTGAAAGAGGAGAAGTTGAAAGAGCATAAGAAATCAGTAGTGGAAGCCTCTAAGGAGCTTAAGTCAAGAGTGGAACTAAAGAGGGAACTAGAACTGAAAGTGAAAGATCATTGCTTGCGAAAGAAATCAATGGAGGAGCGGTCCTGTAATCTCGAACGTAAAGAGAGAGAATTAGAATTGAAAGAGAAGCAAGTTTTGTCAAAAGCTGAGGAACTTGATTCACTTAATAAAAGGACCCTCAATGAGTTTCAGTTGATGGAAAAGGAACTTAGTTCAGTCGAAAGTACGTTACAAGAACGTGAAAAGCAATTGGAAGTGGACTCCCAGCGACTTCAAGTGGAACAGACGCAACTTGAAGTGAAAAGTGAAACAATGGAAAAGTTGCAGCAAGAATGCAAAAAGCAACTTGAAACAAAAGAGAGACAACTGGAAGTAAAAGGTGATACAATGGAAAAAGTGCATCAAGAACGCAAAAAGCAACTCGAAGCGAAAGAGAGACAACTTGAAGAGCAGACCAAAGAGCTTGAATTGACAAAGAAACAATTTGGTTGTCAAATGAAAGTAAAAAGTGAGCCATTGGAAAATACCCCAGCTGCTAACAATGCCATTGTTGCTTCATCTGCAAGTgatcattccaaaatcaataTCAGGGATGGTAGAGGCTTGCAACTATTCATGTATGAGCATATGAAGAGAAATGATTCAGTGAGCAAAGAAATCTCAGCTGTTCTTCAACAAGAGTCATTAGAGCCAgcaaaattggttttggatgcaaTGGAAGGGTTTCAGCCTTCAAATTCGACTGTGGACAATAGGGAGTTTGATTTGGTAATTATTAGAAGGACATATATTCTTTTGTTGGAAGAGTTAAAGAGAGTCTCGGCGCAAATTAATCCTCAGGTGAGAGGACAAGCACTGAAGTTGGCCAGTGATTGGAAGGCTAAGATGACGGTGGGGACTGAGAATTGGTTAGaggttttgggatttttgcGGCTTGTTACTACATATGAATTGACCTCTGCCTTTGATGCAAATGAGCTTCAAGGTCTTCTTGATATAGTAGCTCAACATGAACAAGCAACTGAATTATCCCGAGCCCTTGGTACCACAGATAAGGCAGCTCCTGATGTCGAAACTAAGAATGAGAAAAGTTCTGCAGCAGCAATCTTTTCTTCTCCTAATCTTCAACCAGCTACCACTGTCCCAGCTAATGCTATTATTGCTATTCAGAAATTTATTGGAAGGAAGAAACTGATGAAGGCTTATGGACGCATTCACAAATTCAAGTTATTAGACAAGTTCCCTCCAGCTCAAGTCTTAAAAGAATATGTTGAGAAAGCTATGAAGTGCATGGAAAATAGCGAGAGAAAAGAAATGCTCCATCAACAGGATCAGGTTGTATCCGAAGGAATATCTGATCTACGACGTGCTATTCAATGCATCAAACATCACAACCTTGAGTCTGAATACCCTTCTGAGAGCATTGAGAAACAAATGGTTGTGCTGCAGAAATTTATGGAGGATCGGAAgaaccaaaaacagaaaaaacgcTTGTGCAGCACAATTGATTCCAGCTTTCAACAGCAGGAACATAAATTTCAGCGGACATCCTTATCAGCGGGGAGACCATATGGATTGCACCCTGACAATCCAAATCCAGGTTCTCCATTTTACAATGGACAGTTTAGTATTCCTTCCAACAATTATCCCGTGCAGTTTAGCATGCCTGCCAACGGCGTTAATCATGAGTTCCCTAGAATATGTCCATACCCTCCATAA
- the LOC133722287 gene encoding uncharacterized protein LOC133722287 isoform X3 has translation MEKMTLDSKEYELKKNNMRKMHESLHSQASSMLVFTLQWKELEGRLDSIRDATQTQLEELHEREKQLDAKELKMESKANEFLEREKQLEAKELKIQSEVNEAFGLEKLIKEKQKEAIDSKHYLNSLQLLIKEHSESEKELGAKERRIERRIQELNGVERNIEEKLKKSREELNQIQRAVKEQGVEFDLKEKQIKVKEEKLNRIGKSIEEKLKLAIEEKKKAFDLKQERVKEEQKLREERLKEEKLKEHKKSVVEASKELKSRVELKRELELKVKDHCLRKKSMEERSCNLERKERELELKEKQVLSKAEELDSLNKRTLNEFQLMEKELSSVESTLQEREKQLEVDSQRLQVEQTQLEVKSETMEKLQQECKKQLETKERQLEVKGDTMEKVHQERKKQLEAKERQLEEQTKELELTKKQFGCQMKVKSEPLENTPAANNAIVASSASDHSKINIRDGRGLQLFMYEHMKRNDSVSKEISAVLQQESLEPAKLVLDAMEGFQPSNSTVDNREFDLVIIRRTYILLLEELKRVSAQINPQVRGQALKLASDWKAKMTVGTENWLEVLGFLRLVTTYELTSAFDANELQGLLDIVAQHEQATELSRALGTTDKAAPDVETKNEKSSAAAIFSSPNLQPATTVPANAIIAIQKFIGRKKLMKAYGRIHKFKLLDKFPPAQVLKEYVEKAMKCMENSERKEMLHQQDQVVSEGISDLRRAIQCIKHHNLESEYPSESIEKQMVVLQKFMEDRKNQKQKKRLCSTIDSSFQQQEHKFQRTSLSAGRPYGLHPDNPNPGSPFYNGQFSIPSNNYPVQFSMPANGVNHEFPRICPYPP, from the coding sequence ATGGAGAAGATGACATTGGATTCGAAGGAGTATGAGTTGAAGAAGAACAATATGAGAAAGATGCACGAGAGCTTGCACTCCCAAGCATCTTCCATGCTAGTCTTCACCCTTCAGTGGAAGGAACTGGAGGGACGCTTAGATTCGATCCGGGATGCGACCCAGACCCAACTTGAAGAGCTCCATGAACGAGAGAAGCAGTTGGATGCCAAAGAGTTAAAGATGGAGTCCAAAGCAAATGAGTTCCTGGAACGAGAGAAGCAGTTGGAGGCCAAAGAGTTAAAGATCCAGTCCGAAGTCAATGAGGCGTTTGGACTCGAAAAGCTGATTAAGGAGAAACAAAAAGAGGCTATAGACAGCAAGCACTACTTAAATTCGCTCCAGTTATTGATAAAAGAGCATAGCGAATCAGAGAAAGAGCTTGGAGCCAAGGAAAGACGAATAGAGAGACGAATCCAAGAATTGAATGGGGTTGAGAGGAATATAGAAGAGAAGTTGAAGAAATCTCGTGAGGAACTGAATCAGATTCAGAGGGCGGTTAAGGAGCAGGGTGTAGAATTTGATTTGAAAGAAAAGCAAATTAAAGTGAAAGAGGAGAAATTGAATCGGATTGGGAAGAGTATCGAAGAGAAGTTGAAATTGGCAAttgaggagaagaagaaagcatTTGATCTGAAACAAGAGCGTGTCAAAGAAGAGCAGAAACTGAGAGAGGAGAGACTGAAAGAGGAGAAGTTGAAAGAGCATAAGAAATCAGTAGTGGAAGCCTCTAAGGAGCTTAAGTCAAGAGTGGAACTAAAGAGGGAACTAGAACTGAAAGTGAAAGATCATTGCTTGCGAAAGAAATCAATGGAGGAGCGGTCCTGTAATCTCGAACGTAAAGAGAGAGAATTAGAATTGAAAGAGAAGCAAGTTTTGTCAAAAGCTGAGGAACTTGATTCACTTAATAAAAGGACCCTCAATGAGTTTCAGTTGATGGAAAAGGAACTTAGTTCAGTCGAAAGTACGTTACAAGAACGTGAAAAGCAATTGGAAGTGGACTCCCAGCGACTTCAAGTGGAACAGACGCAACTTGAAGTGAAAAGTGAAACAATGGAAAAGTTGCAGCAAGAATGCAAAAAGCAACTTGAAACAAAAGAGAGACAACTGGAAGTAAAAGGTGATACAATGGAAAAAGTGCATCAAGAACGCAAAAAGCAACTCGAAGCGAAAGAGAGACAACTTGAAGAGCAGACCAAAGAGCTTGAATTGACAAAGAAACAATTTGGTTGTCAAATGAAAGTAAAAAGTGAGCCATTGGAAAATACCCCAGCTGCTAACAATGCCATTGTTGCTTCATCTGCAAGTgatcattccaaaatcaataTCAGGGATGGTAGAGGCTTGCAACTATTCATGTATGAGCATATGAAGAGAAATGATTCAGTGAGCAAAGAAATCTCAGCTGTTCTTCAACAAGAGTCATTAGAGCCAgcaaaattggttttggatgcaaTGGAAGGGTTTCAGCCTTCAAATTCGACTGTGGACAATAGGGAGTTTGATTTGGTAATTATTAGAAGGACATATATTCTTTTGTTGGAAGAGTTAAAGAGAGTCTCGGCGCAAATTAATCCTCAGGTGAGAGGACAAGCACTGAAGTTGGCCAGTGATTGGAAGGCTAAGATGACGGTGGGGACTGAGAATTGGTTAGaggttttgggatttttgcGGCTTGTTACTACATATGAATTGACCTCTGCCTTTGATGCAAATGAGCTTCAAGGTCTTCTTGATATAGTAGCTCAACATGAACAAGCAACTGAATTATCCCGAGCCCTTGGTACCACAGATAAGGCAGCTCCTGATGTCGAAACTAAGAATGAGAAAAGTTCTGCAGCAGCAATCTTTTCTTCTCCTAATCTTCAACCAGCTACCACTGTCCCAGCTAATGCTATTATTGCTATTCAGAAATTTATTGGAAGGAAGAAACTGATGAAGGCTTATGGACGCATTCACAAATTCAAGTTATTAGACAAGTTCCCTCCAGCTCAAGTCTTAAAAGAATATGTTGAGAAAGCTATGAAGTGCATGGAAAATAGCGAGAGAAAAGAAATGCTCCATCAACAGGATCAGGTTGTATCCGAAGGAATATCTGATCTACGACGTGCTATTCAATGCATCAAACATCACAACCTTGAGTCTGAATACCCTTCTGAGAGCATTGAGAAACAAATGGTTGTGCTGCAGAAATTTATGGAGGATCGGAAgaaccaaaaacagaaaaaacgcTTGTGCAGCACAATTGATTCCAGCTTTCAACAGCAGGAACATAAATTTCAGCGGACATCCTTATCAGCGGGGAGACCATATGGATTGCACCCTGACAATCCAAATCCAGGTTCTCCATTTTACAATGGACAGTTTAGTATTCCTTCCAACAATTATCCCGTGCAGTTTAGCATGCCTGCCAACGGCGTTAATCATGAGTTCCCTAGAATATGTCCATACCCTCCATAA
- the LOC133722287 gene encoding uncharacterized protein LOC133722287 isoform X2 — MESKNNKKLDSKQIMEKMTLDSKEYELKKNNMRKMHESLHSQASSMLVFTLQWKELEGRLDSIRDATQTQLEELHEREKQLDAKELKMESKANEFLEREKQLEAKELKIQSEVNEAFGLEKLIKEKQKEAIDSKHYLNSLQLLIKEHSESEKELGAKERRIERRIQELNGVERNIEEKLKKSREELNQIQRAVKEQGVEFDLKEKQIKVKEEKLNRIGKSIEEKLKLAIEEKKKAFDLKQERVKEEQKLREERLKEEKLKEHKKSVVEASKELKSRVELKRELELKVKDHCLRKKSMEERSCNLERKERELELKEKQVLSKAEELDSLNKRTLNEFQLMEKELSSVESTLQEREKQLEVDSQRLQVEQTQLEVKSETMEKLQQECKKQLETKERQLEVKGDTMEKVHQERKKQLEAKERQLEEQTKELELTKKQFGCQMKVKSEPLENTPAANNAIVASSASDHSKINIRDGRGLQLFMYEHMKRNDSVSKEISAVLQQESLEPAKLVLDAMEGFQPSNSTVDNREFDLVIIRRTYILLLEELKRVSAQINPQVRGQALKLASDWKAKMTVGTENWLEVLGFLRLVTTYELTSAFDANELQGLLDIVAQHEQATELSRALGTTDKAAPDVETKNEKSSAAAIFSSPNLQPATTVPANAIIAIQKFIGRKKLMKAYGRIHKFKLLDKFPPAQVLKEYVEKAMKCMENSERKEMLHQQDQVVSEGISDLRRAIQCIKHHNLESEYPSESIEKQMVVLQKFMEDRKNQKQKKRLCSTIDSSFQQQEHKFQRTSLSAGRPYGLHPDNPNPGSPFYNGQFSIPSNNYPVQFSMPANGVNHEFPRICPYPP, encoded by the exons ATGGAATCAAAGAACAACAAGAAGCTCGACAG CAAGCAGATTATGGAGAAGATGACATTGGATTCGAAGGAGTATGAGTTGAAGAAGAACAATATGAGAAAGATGCACGAGAGCTTGCACTCCCAAGCATCTTCCATGCTAGTCTTCACCCTTCAGTGGAAGGAACTGGAGGGACGCTTAGATTCGATCCGGGATGCGACCCAGACCCAACTTGAAGAGCTCCATGAACGAGAGAAGCAGTTGGATGCCAAAGAGTTAAAGATGGAGTCCAAAGCAAATGAGTTCCTGGAACGAGAGAAGCAGTTGGAGGCCAAAGAGTTAAAGATCCAGTCCGAAGTCAATGAGGCGTTTGGACTCGAAAAGCTGATTAAGGAGAAACAAAAAGAGGCTATAGACAGCAAGCACTACTTAAATTCGCTCCAGTTATTGATAAAAGAGCATAGCGAATCAGAGAAAGAGCTTGGAGCCAAGGAAAGACGAATAGAGAGACGAATCCAAGAATTGAATGGGGTTGAGAGGAATATAGAAGAGAAGTTGAAGAAATCTCGTGAGGAACTGAATCAGATTCAGAGGGCGGTTAAGGAGCAGGGTGTAGAATTTGATTTGAAAGAAAAGCAAATTAAAGTGAAAGAGGAGAAATTGAATCGGATTGGGAAGAGTATCGAAGAGAAGTTGAAATTGGCAAttgaggagaagaagaaagcatTTGATCTGAAACAAGAGCGTGTCAAAGAAGAGCAGAAACTGAGAGAGGAGAGACTGAAAGAGGAGAAGTTGAAAGAGCATAAGAAATCAGTAGTGGAAGCCTCTAAGGAGCTTAAGTCAAGAGTGGAACTAAAGAGGGAACTAGAACTGAAAGTGAAAGATCATTGCTTGCGAAAGAAATCAATGGAGGAGCGGTCCTGTAATCTCGAACGTAAAGAGAGAGAATTAGAATTGAAAGAGAAGCAAGTTTTGTCAAAAGCTGAGGAACTTGATTCACTTAATAAAAGGACCCTCAATGAGTTTCAGTTGATGGAAAAGGAACTTAGTTCAGTCGAAAGTACGTTACAAGAACGTGAAAAGCAATTGGAAGTGGACTCCCAGCGACTTCAAGTGGAACAGACGCAACTTGAAGTGAAAAGTGAAACAATGGAAAAGTTGCAGCAAGAATGCAAAAAGCAACTTGAAACAAAAGAGAGACAACTGGAAGTAAAAGGTGATACAATGGAAAAAGTGCATCAAGAACGCAAAAAGCAACTCGAAGCGAAAGAGAGACAACTTGAAGAGCAGACCAAAGAGCTTGAATTGACAAAGAAACAATTTGGTTGTCAAATGAAAGTAAAAAGTGAGCCATTGGAAAATACCCCAGCTGCTAACAATGCCATTGTTGCTTCATCTGCAAGTgatcattccaaaatcaataTCAGGGATGGTAGAGGCTTGCAACTATTCATGTATGAGCATATGAAGAGAAATGATTCAGTGAGCAAAGAAATCTCAGCTGTTCTTCAACAAGAGTCATTAGAGCCAgcaaaattggttttggatgcaaTGGAAGGGTTTCAGCCTTCAAATTCGACTGTGGACAATAGGGAGTTTGATTTGGTAATTATTAGAAGGACATATATTCTTTTGTTGGAAGAGTTAAAGAGAGTCTCGGCGCAAATTAATCCTCAGGTGAGAGGACAAGCACTGAAGTTGGCCAGTGATTGGAAGGCTAAGATGACGGTGGGGACTGAGAATTGGTTAGaggttttgggatttttgcGGCTTGTTACTACATATGAATTGACCTCTGCCTTTGATGCAAATGAGCTTCAAGGTCTTCTTGATATAGTAGCTCAACATGAACAAGCAACTGAATTATCCCGAGCCCTTGGTACCACAGATAAGGCAGCTCCTGATGTCGAAACTAAGAATGAGAAAAGTTCTGCAGCAGCAATCTTTTCTTCTCCTAATCTTCAACCAGCTACCACTGTCCCAGCTAATGCTATTATTGCTATTCAGAAATTTATTGGAAGGAAGAAACTGATGAAGGCTTATGGACGCATTCACAAATTCAAGTTATTAGACAAGTTCCCTCCAGCTCAAGTCTTAAAAGAATATGTTGAGAAAGCTATGAAGTGCATGGAAAATAGCGAGAGAAAAGAAATGCTCCATCAACAGGATCAGGTTGTATCCGAAGGAATATCTGATCTACGACGTGCTATTCAATGCATCAAACATCACAACCTTGAGTCTGAATACCCTTCTGAGAGCATTGAGAAACAAATGGTTGTGCTGCAGAAATTTATGGAGGATCGGAAgaaccaaaaacagaaaaaacgcTTGTGCAGCACAATTGATTCCAGCTTTCAACAGCAGGAACATAAATTTCAGCGGACATCCTTATCAGCGGGGAGACCATATGGATTGCACCCTGACAATCCAAATCCAGGTTCTCCATTTTACAATGGACAGTTTAGTATTCCTTCCAACAATTATCCCGTGCAGTTTAGCATGCCTGCCAACGGCGTTAATCATGAGTTCCCTAGAATATGTCCATACCCTCCATAA
- the LOC133722286 gene encoding uncharacterized protein LOC133722286, producing the protein MEKIASDLKVSELKQRSLGKAYETLHSQASSLLFLTIQWKDLQEQFDSTRNAIRTRFEELQEREKQLEAKESNLKSEMESKMNDLFGVEKLIDEKVQEVIEIKRSIQKHSEEIEREEKRVLEVQKLVIDKERECSLIERRIQERAKKLSWVERRTEEKLNEVESKERELKKYREDAKLKVEQLSVIDGAIVERNEIIESKEEEIKAAQMSIEECERRIKSKEEKLSWIEKSIEVTSKLVNSKEEEVRVIQRSLNVHRESIKSKENDLDAILESIEWKKKEFDVKEEQIKTLQRLLEGCEKELKLKEEKLKEETLKVKEYSARNRQLEGWSCKLEFKEREVELKEKQIESKMEEFKKWVQQRGKDLNSLSSELKVKECQLKQEAKELELTKKQFGVVAQVKMGPLEKAPADNAIVSSSASDQSNINITDGRSLQLFVYEHMKRNDLISNKISSFLQQKSSEPAKLVLDAMQGFYTSNLTVENKEFDLVLIRRTCILLLEELKRVSPQTNPEVREEAMKLASDWKAKMKVESENWLEILGFLRLVTTYGLTSAYNEKELQSLLDIVAQHEQATELSRALATTDKAHANSNICSPMKIRKTESPVAQNEATISSPNLQQAATIDARNLQGFQNEQCREACDSAYSALRSIIYDLIGKKRLIEAVGLIYTMKLFDKFPPVQFLKEYVDNGKKCCRNRTKRKKSLDEKDKITDQHIADLRVVIQCIKDYNLESECPPEEIESQIAVLEVVKERRRLVSSSLVLRVEQQQRKVLKNVEVHEQVEQKASKGEQQEQQKEQKTSEAELQEKVQQKASNKVEEQEQQQEKNASKVKQQEQQEQKATKVKQQQKKGNKRPNSTFAPRFGHQQQCKNKFQRTSILADRNLDHPDYPNPSSSTWTHGSYGFRGQFGTAVNKHEVHASHGHPVQFGIPANGSAIYAYSGQISE; encoded by the exons ATGGAGAAGATAGCATCCGATTTGAAAGTATCGGAGTTGAAGCAGAGGAGTCTAGGCAAGGCGTACGAGACCCTGCATTCCCAAGCGTCTTCCTTGCTCTTTCTCACCATTCAATGGAAAGACCTCCAGGAACAGTTTGATTCGACCCGGAATGCGATCCGGACTCGTTTCGAAGAGCTTCAGGAACGAGAGAAGCAGTTGGAAGCCAAGGAGTCAAACTTGAAGTCGGAGATGGAATCCAAAATGAATGACTTGTTTGGAGTTGAGAAGCTGATTGATGAGAAAGTACAAGAGGTTATAGAAATAAAGAGATCGATTCAAAAGCATAGTGAGGAGATTGAACGTGAAGAGAAGAGAGTCTTGGAAGTACAGAAATTGGTTATAGACAAGGAGAGGGAGTGTAGTTTGATCGAAAGACGGATTCAAGAGCGTGCGAAGAAACTGAGTTGGGTTGAGAGAAGAACtgaagagaaattgaatgagGTTGAGTCTAAGGAGAGGGAACTGAAGAAGTACCGTGAGGATGCTAAGTTGAAAGTGGAGCAACTAAGTGTGATTGATGGGGCAATTGTGGAGCGCAACGAAATCATCGAGTCAAAAGAAGAGGAAATTAAAGCGGCGCAGATGTCAATCGAAGAATgtgagagaagaataaaatcaaAAGAGGAGAAATTGAGTTGGATTGAGAAGAGTATTGAAGTGACATCTAAGTTGGTTAACTCTAAGGAGGAGGAAGTGAGAGTGATACAACGATCGTTGAATGTACACCGTGAGAGTATTAAGTCGAAAGAGAATGACTTAGATGCGATTCTTGAGTCGATTgaatggaagaagaaagaatttgaTGTGAAAGAAGAGCAAATTAAAACGTTGCAGAGATTGCTTGAGGGATGTGAGAAagagctcaaattgaaagaggaGAAATTGAAGGAGGAAACATTGAAAGTGAAAGAGTACAGTGCGCGAAATAGACAACTGGAGGGGTGGTCCTGCAAGCTTGAATTTAAAGAGAGGGAAGTTGAATTGAAAGAGAAGCAAATAGAGTCTAAAATGGAGGAATTTAAAAAATGGGTTCAACAACGCGGAAAGGATTTGAATTCACTCTCCTCGGAACTGAAAGTTAAAGAGTGTCAACTTAAACAGGAGGCCAAAGAGCTTGAGTTGACGAAGAAACAATTTGGTGTTGTTGCTCAAGTGAAGATGGGGCCATTGGAAAAGGCTCCAGCTGACAATGCCATTGTTTCTTCATCTGCAAGTGATCAATCCAACATCAATATTACTGATGGTAGAAGTTTGCAGTTGTTCGTGTATGAGCATATGAAGAGAAATGATTTAATAAGCAATAAGATCTCATCCTTTCTCCAACAGAAGTCATCAGAACCAgcaaaattggttttggatgcaaTGCAAGGGTTTTACACTTCAAATTTGACTGTCGAGAACAAGGAGTTTGATTTGGTGCTTATTAGAAGGACATGCATTCTTTTGTTGGAAGAATTAAAGAGAGTCTCACCCCAAACTAATCCAGAGGTCAGAGAAGAAGCAATGAAGTTGGCCAGTGATTGGAAGGCTAAGATGAAAGTGGAGAGTGAGAATTGGTTGGAGATTTTGGGTTTTTTGCGGCTTGTTACTACTTATGGATTGACCTCTGCTTATAACGAGAAGGAGCTTCAAAGTCTTCTTGATATAGTTGCTCAGCATGAACAAGCGACAGAATTATCACGGGCCCTTGCTACCACAGATAAGGCACATG CAAATAGCAACATCTGTTCTCCTATGAAAATTAGAAAGACAGAATCTCCGGTAGCCCAAAATGAAGCAACGATCTCTTCTCCAAATCTTCAGCAAGCTGCCACTATTGATGCAAGGAATTTGCAGGGGTTTCAAAATGAGCAGTGTCGTGAAGCCTGTGATTCTGCTTATTCTGCTTTGAGAAGTATTATTTATGATCTTATTGGAAAGAAGAGACTGATTGAGGCTGTTGGATTGATTTACACCATGAAGTTATTTGACAAGTTCCCCCCAGTACAATTCTTAAAAGAATATGTTGATAATGGAAAGAAGTGCTGCAGGAATAGAACCAAGAGAAAGAAATCGCTGGATGAAAAG GATAAGATTACAGACCAGCATATAGCAGATCTACGAGTTGTTATTCAATGTATCAAAGATTACAACCTCGAGTCTGAATGTCCACCTGAGGAAATTGAATCACAAATTGCTGTACTTGAAGTTGTTAAGGAGCGGAGACGTTTAGTGTCATCTTCTCTTGTTTTAAGGGTTGAACAACAACAGCGAAAAGTGCTGAAAAATGTTGAAGTACATGAACAAGTAGAGCAGAAAGCCTCCAAGGGTGAACAACAAGAACAgcaaaaagaacagaaaaccTCTGAGGCTGAACTACAAGAAAAAGTACAGCAGAAAGCCTCCAATAAGGTTGAAGAACAAGAACAGCAACAAGAGAAAAACGCCTCCAAGGTTAAACAGCAAGAACAACAAGAGCAGAAAGCCACCAAAGTTAAACAACAGCAGAAAAAAGGGAATAAACGTCCAAACAGCACGTTTGCCCCCAGGTTTGGTCACCAACAGCagtgtaaaaataaatttcaaAGAACATCTATATTAGCTGATAGAAACCTGGACCACCCTGACTATCCGAATCCAAGTTCATCAACTTGGACACATGGAAGTTATGGATTCCGTGGACAGTTTGGTACTGCCGTCAACAAGCATGAAGTTCATGCTAGTCATGGACATCCTGTGCAGTTTGGTATTCCGGCTAATGGTAGCGCTATTTATGCATACAGTGGACAAATCTCGGAATAA